From the genome of Rathayibacter sp. VKM Ac-2759, one region includes:
- a CDS encoding Rieske 2Fe-2S domain-containing protein, with translation MREMKFVKLVTRLEDAAALDPLVGRVRTVVNRVIRPQPVRDVLHGVPVGHPVHPLLVLIPAGAWLSAAVLDLLPGNERASRALIGVGVVSVLPTAAAGYTDWSELHEQQMRVGLVHAGANVIATALYAASFVQRGRGHRVSGKVLSMVGLAVVSGGGYLGGHLSYRQAAGVNHAEDVPHRFPTGWQLVGPLEDLPERKSVKKDVAGMPLLVFRRGDRVNVLSNVCSHLSGPLDDGEVTEEGGEACVACPWHSSVFSLETGEVLRGPATSPQPRFETRITEGRVEVLLPNAG, from the coding sequence ATGCGTGAAATGAAGTTCGTGAAACTCGTCACCCGCCTCGAGGACGCCGCCGCCCTCGACCCGCTCGTCGGTCGCGTGCGGACGGTGGTCAACAGGGTCATCCGCCCCCAGCCCGTGCGCGACGTGCTGCACGGTGTGCCGGTCGGTCACCCCGTGCATCCGCTGCTCGTGCTCATCCCCGCCGGTGCCTGGCTCTCGGCGGCGGTCCTCGACCTGCTGCCCGGCAACGAGCGCGCGTCGCGAGCCCTCATCGGCGTAGGAGTCGTCAGCGTCCTGCCGACCGCTGCCGCCGGCTACACCGACTGGTCGGAGCTGCACGAGCAGCAGATGCGCGTCGGACTCGTCCACGCCGGCGCCAACGTGATCGCGACGGCTCTCTACGCGGCGTCCTTCGTCCAGCGCGGGCGAGGGCATCGCGTCAGCGGGAAGGTGCTCAGCATGGTCGGTCTCGCCGTCGTCTCCGGCGGCGGCTACCTCGGCGGGCACCTGAGCTACCGGCAGGCGGCGGGCGTGAACCACGCCGAGGACGTCCCGCACCGCTTCCCGACCGGGTGGCAGCTGGTGGGCCCGCTCGAGGATCTGCCGGAGAGGAAGTCCGTGAAGAAGGACGTCGCGGGGATGCCCCTGCTCGTCTTCCGCCGCGGCGACCGCGTCAATGTGCTGTCGAACGTGTGCAGCCATCTGTCGGGGCCGCTCGATGACGGTGAGGTCACTGAAGAAGGTGGCGAGGCCTGCGTCGCCTGCCCGTGGCACTCGAGCGTGTTCTCGCTCGAGACGGGCGAGGTGCTGCGCGGGCCGGCGACCTCTCCGCAGCCGAGGTTCGAGACGCGCATCACCGAGGGTCGCGTGGAGGTGCTGCTGCCGAACGCGGGGTGA
- a CDS encoding LysR family transcriptional regulator — MNFEQLTGFVEVARLSSFTRAAEELHLAQPSLSRQIASLEQDLGSELFHRARTGSTLTPAGELLLPLARRMLADAESVRRELAELAGLERGRVRFGATPTLCISLVAEVLHAFHAAHPAIELHLAEDGSRSLFDRLARGELDLALVTTSTAAFGGAFTVTPLLVEELVVVSSAAEPPLTDGDALDLAAVARLPQIVFNSSYDLRRTTDAAFSSAGLVPDVVLEGAEMDAVLRFAERGLGIAVVPAMVLQGRPGLRSIRIEEPDGPRLTRTISLARPADLAPTAAVRVMQRTIAATARAFAAQAGGTMRVAEGTSPADGGVARGQAAVDR, encoded by the coding sequence ATGAACTTCGAGCAGCTGACCGGCTTCGTCGAGGTCGCGCGCCTCAGCAGCTTCACCCGGGCCGCGGAGGAGCTGCATCTGGCGCAGCCGTCGCTGAGCCGCCAGATCGCGTCGCTGGAGCAGGATCTCGGATCAGAGCTGTTCCACCGGGCTCGCACGGGCAGCACCCTCACCCCGGCCGGCGAGCTCCTGCTGCCGCTCGCGCGGCGCATGCTCGCCGATGCCGAGTCGGTGCGCCGCGAGCTGGCCGAGCTGGCCGGACTCGAGCGCGGCCGGGTGCGCTTCGGCGCGACTCCGACGCTCTGCATCAGCCTCGTCGCGGAGGTGCTGCACGCGTTCCACGCCGCTCATCCCGCCATCGAGCTGCACCTCGCCGAGGACGGCTCGCGCAGCCTCTTCGACCGCCTCGCGCGCGGCGAGCTCGACCTGGCGCTCGTGACGACCTCGACGGCGGCGTTCGGCGGCGCCTTCACCGTGACTCCGCTGCTCGTCGAGGAGCTCGTCGTGGTCTCCTCCGCCGCGGAGCCGCCCCTCACCGACGGCGACGCGCTCGATCTGGCGGCCGTGGCCCGCCTGCCGCAGATCGTCTTCAACTCGAGCTACGACCTGCGCCGGACGACCGACGCCGCGTTCTCGTCGGCCGGCCTCGTGCCCGACGTGGTGCTGGAGGGCGCCGAGATGGACGCAGTGCTGCGCTTCGCCGAGCGCGGCCTCGGGATCGCGGTCGTCCCGGCGATGGTGCTGCAGGGCCGCCCCGGCCTGCGCTCGATCCGCATCGAGGAGCCCGACGGGCCCCGCCTGACCCGCACCATCAGCCTCGCCCGCCCGGCGGATCTTGCGCCGACGGCGGCGGTGCGCGTGATGCAGCGCACGATCGCGGCGACGGCGCGGGCGTTCGCGGCGCAGGCGGGCGGGACGATGCGGGTGGCGGAGGGAACGTCTCCTGCGGACGGGGGCGTTGCACGGGGGCAGGCGGCCGTGGATCGGTAG
- a CDS encoding FAD-binding protein — MSTSAPTTERRISTSVLVIGTGGSGLRAAIELAEAGVDVLALGKRSKSDAHTSLAAGGINAALATMDPDDSWQQHAADTITESYLLANPHTVEIVTKNAARGIQDLERYGMPFAREDDGRISQRFFGAHTYRRTAFAGDYTGLEIQRTLVNRAAQLEIPILDTVYVTRILVNEDGAVFGAYGFDLVDGTRYLIHADAVILAAGGHNRIWRRTSSRRDENTGDSFRLAVEAGGRLRDPELVQFHPSGIIEPENAAGTLISEAARGEGGILRNGLGERFMGKYDPERLELSTRDRVALACYTEIKEGRGTPNGGVWLDVSHLPRETIMTRLPRVYQTMLELQMLDITKDPIEIAPTAHYSMGGVWVRSDDHSTNVPGLYAIGEASSGLHGANRLGGNSLIELLVFGRIVGQAAAEYSSSLTAQTRSAASVQVARDEIAHLLAADGEENVRALQRAIRNTMTEHAGVVRDEAGLLAGLAELDAIEARIADIGIHPDIAGFQDLAHAFDLKSAAMAARATLEAALERRESRGCHNRSDYPDIDPALQVNLVWSPRTGITREEIPAVPEEIQALIGEVETAGKLLE, encoded by the coding sequence ATGAGCACCTCAGCACCCACCACGGAGCGTCGGATCTCCACCTCCGTTCTCGTCATCGGCACCGGCGGCTCGGGCCTGCGCGCCGCGATCGAGCTGGCCGAGGCCGGCGTCGACGTGCTCGCCCTCGGCAAGCGCTCGAAGTCGGACGCGCACACCTCCCTCGCCGCCGGCGGCATCAACGCCGCCCTCGCTACGATGGACCCCGACGACAGCTGGCAGCAGCACGCCGCCGACACCATCACCGAGTCGTACCTGCTCGCGAACCCGCACACCGTCGAGATCGTGACGAAGAACGCCGCCCGCGGCATCCAGGACCTCGAGCGTTACGGCATGCCGTTCGCCCGCGAGGACGACGGCCGCATCTCGCAGCGCTTCTTCGGCGCGCACACCTACCGCCGCACCGCCTTCGCCGGCGACTACACCGGCCTCGAGATCCAGCGCACGCTCGTCAACCGCGCCGCGCAGCTCGAGATCCCGATCCTCGACACCGTCTACGTCACGCGCATCCTCGTGAACGAGGACGGAGCCGTCTTCGGCGCCTACGGCTTCGACCTCGTCGACGGCACCCGCTACCTCATCCACGCCGACGCCGTGATCCTCGCCGCCGGTGGCCACAACCGCATCTGGCGCCGCACGTCCTCGCGCCGCGACGAGAACACGGGCGACTCGTTCCGTCTGGCCGTCGAAGCCGGTGGGCGCCTGCGCGACCCCGAGCTCGTGCAGTTCCACCCGTCGGGCATCATCGAGCCCGAGAACGCGGCCGGCACTCTGATCTCCGAGGCCGCGCGCGGCGAGGGCGGCATCCTCCGCAACGGTCTCGGCGAGCGCTTCATGGGCAAGTACGACCCCGAGCGCCTCGAGCTCTCGACTCGCGACCGGGTCGCGCTCGCCTGCTACACCGAGATCAAGGAGGGCCGCGGCACGCCCAACGGCGGAGTCTGGCTCGACGTCTCGCACCTCCCGCGCGAGACGATCATGACCCGCCTCCCCCGCGTCTACCAGACGATGCTCGAGCTGCAGATGCTCGACATCACGAAGGACCCGATCGAGATCGCGCCGACCGCGCACTACTCGATGGGCGGAGTCTGGGTCCGCTCCGACGACCACAGCACCAACGTCCCCGGCCTGTACGCCATCGGCGAGGCCTCCAGCGGCCTGCACGGCGCGAACCGTCTCGGCGGCAACTCGCTGATCGAGCTGCTCGTCTTCGGCCGCATCGTCGGCCAGGCCGCCGCGGAGTACTCGTCGTCGCTGACGGCGCAGACCCGCTCGGCCGCCTCCGTGCAGGTCGCCCGCGACGAGATCGCCCACCTGCTCGCCGCCGACGGCGAGGAGAACGTCCGCGCCCTGCAGCGCGCGATCCGCAACACCATGACCGAGCACGCCGGAGTCGTCCGCGACGAGGCGGGCCTGCTCGCCGGCCTCGCCGAGCTCGACGCCATCGAGGCCCGCATCGCCGACATCGGCATCCACCCCGACATCGCCGGCTTCCAGGACCTCGCGCACGCCTTCGACCTGAAGTCGGCTGCTATGGCCGCGCGGGCCACCCTTGAAGCCGCACTCGAGCGCCGAGAGAGCCGCGGCTGCCACAACCGTAGCGATTACCCGGACATCGACCCTGCCCTTCAGGTGAACCTGGTGTGGTCGCCGCGCACAGGGATCACACGCGAGGAGATACCGGCGGTTCCGGAGGAGATCCAGGCGCTGATCGGCGAGGTCGAGACGGCGGGGAAGCTGCTCGAGTAA
- a CDS encoding DUF6119 family protein: protein MQSKYRKKDGFTSVRVEVGSRSGLLISGKTEGKDVSWAPVLRGLTSEQIDLSNVTAAAVLIIPVAKKSKIPAVEKIAQKVAFVETNTGQVPSTDAPDEDNVDLTLNDEKRLEPEAAWVLTYGMGFQLLDQDRVDTGFGQRIAIRSANPKDLNSVTRVTLDERSRVERSTIPAGAHLRGFGLGDLGELVTRLVASAKIPGLSSGDKVIKVRGADALSIPLSKNPATLLKDLKVIEKLQDKPPASRELGFLEQLALVKDQELITLLDGLLLQAIGEPENPLLALSWPHEKIDENGTPSSFKLMGFGRSEPQDDVPTLPSILTPIRAVSTNERQQQLERTAVMLFRDSDGKDPISPRIPARRWLAFQAEVDDRRFNLHDGKWYAMEKSYAEQVKERTAEIFELGPGVSKIPNWPASASDEASYNTLLAQELGGVCLDRKLMRSDFHKHGIEACDVLLEDGTFIHVKNIESSSPASHLLAQALVSTEVLTFDKVAQQDFRKKVKKAGWDPKKYSGRPKRVVLVVARRGATITPDSLFTFTQVNLSRQVAQLGAQGVEVFIAPIERASAEQK from the coding sequence GTGCAGTCCAAGTATCGCAAGAAGGATGGATTCACCTCGGTCCGAGTTGAGGTCGGGTCCCGCTCGGGTCTATTGATATCCGGCAAAACCGAAGGTAAGGATGTCAGCTGGGCGCCTGTTCTCCGCGGTCTCACAAGCGAGCAAATTGACCTATCAAACGTTACAGCCGCCGCAGTCCTCATAATCCCGGTCGCGAAAAAAAGCAAAATCCCCGCGGTGGAGAAGATTGCGCAGAAAGTGGCTTTCGTCGAGACGAACACTGGGCAAGTCCCATCTACCGATGCGCCGGACGAGGATAATGTCGACCTCACGCTGAATGATGAGAAACGTCTGGAACCGGAGGCGGCGTGGGTGCTGACCTACGGAATGGGGTTTCAACTGCTCGACCAAGATCGTGTTGACACGGGCTTCGGCCAACGAATTGCCATCAGGAGCGCAAACCCTAAAGATCTCAACTCCGTCACACGTGTCACACTTGACGAGAGATCCCGTGTCGAGCGGTCGACGATCCCCGCGGGAGCTCACCTCCGGGGTTTCGGTCTAGGCGATCTTGGGGAACTAGTCACCCGACTCGTAGCCTCTGCAAAGATACCTGGCCTGAGTAGTGGCGACAAAGTCATAAAGGTCCGTGGCGCGGACGCACTCAGTATCCCCCTCTCCAAGAACCCGGCCACTCTGCTAAAAGACCTGAAAGTCATCGAAAAGCTACAAGACAAACCGCCGGCAAGCCGGGAACTTGGATTTCTTGAACAGCTTGCTCTTGTCAAAGACCAAGAACTGATAACACTACTAGATGGCCTATTACTGCAGGCAATCGGAGAACCCGAGAATCCCCTGCTCGCTTTGTCGTGGCCGCACGAAAAGATTGACGAAAATGGGACACCGTCGTCATTCAAACTGATGGGGTTTGGTCGAAGTGAACCTCAGGACGACGTACCGACGCTTCCCTCAATCCTCACGCCAATCCGCGCGGTGTCTACAAACGAGCGTCAACAGCAGCTGGAGCGCACGGCGGTCATGCTATTTCGTGATTCGGATGGTAAGGATCCGATATCGCCGCGCATACCTGCACGCAGGTGGTTGGCTTTTCAAGCCGAGGTTGATGACCGACGATTCAACTTGCATGACGGAAAATGGTACGCGATGGAAAAATCGTATGCGGAGCAAGTTAAAGAACGAACCGCGGAAATTTTCGAACTCGGACCTGGGGTGTCAAAGATCCCGAATTGGCCCGCATCCGCTTCCGACGAAGCCTCTTATAACACCCTGTTAGCTCAAGAGCTTGGTGGCGTCTGCCTCGACCGAAAGCTAATGAGGAGCGATTTTCACAAGCATGGAATCGAAGCATGTGATGTCCTCTTAGAGGATGGTACCTTTATTCACGTAAAAAATATCGAGTCGTCCTCTCCTGCAAGTCACCTCTTGGCGCAGGCGTTGGTCTCGACGGAAGTCCTAACTTTCGACAAGGTGGCGCAGCAGGATTTTCGGAAGAAGGTCAAGAAGGCTGGTTGGGATCCGAAAAAATACTCGGGTCGGCCGAAGCGGGTGGTCCTTGTTGTTGCGAGGCGAGGGGCCACGATAACGCCGGACAGTCTCTTCACGTTCACCCAGGTGAATCTGTCTCGTCAGGTCGCCCAGCTCGGAGCGCAAGGTGTAGAAGTCTTCATCGCACCGATTGAGCGGGCGTCGGCAGAACAGAAGTAG
- a CDS encoding sugar phosphate isomerase/epimerase family protein: protein MTHPRLSLNQATIKYAPLATALDVTAAAGYSSIGLWREPVAEVGLAEAVRLVADSGLRVSSLCRGGFFTLAEGPERRAALDDNRRAIDEAAALGAPALVLVAGGLPAGSRDLVGARSRVQDALVELAPAAVAAGVQLAIEPLHPMFASDRAVVSTLKQALDLAAPFDPAAVGVVVDTFHVWWDPEVLPQIIRAGAEKRIASYQVCDWATPLASDVLLSRHYVGDGVIDFTVLTEAVVAAGYTGDIEVEIFNQAVWDAEYAAVATRVAADFAERVAPHL from the coding sequence GTGACGCATCCGCGACTCTCCCTGAACCAGGCGACGATCAAGTACGCACCGCTCGCCACCGCGCTCGACGTGACGGCCGCCGCCGGCTACTCCTCGATCGGCCTGTGGCGCGAACCCGTCGCCGAGGTCGGTCTCGCGGAGGCCGTCCGGCTCGTCGCCGACAGCGGCCTGCGCGTCTCGTCCCTCTGCCGCGGCGGCTTCTTCACCCTCGCCGAGGGCCCGGAGCGCCGCGCCGCCCTCGACGACAACCGCCGCGCCATCGACGAGGCCGCCGCCCTCGGCGCCCCCGCGCTGGTGCTCGTCGCCGGCGGACTCCCCGCCGGATCCCGCGACCTCGTCGGCGCCCGCTCCCGCGTGCAGGACGCCCTCGTCGAGCTCGCCCCCGCCGCCGTCGCCGCCGGCGTCCAGCTCGCGATCGAGCCCCTGCACCCGATGTTCGCCTCCGACCGCGCCGTCGTCTCGACCCTGAAGCAGGCCCTCGACCTCGCCGCCCCCTTCGACCCCGCCGCCGTCGGAGTCGTCGTCGACACCTTCCACGTCTGGTGGGACCCGGAGGTCCTCCCCCAGATCATTCGCGCCGGTGCGGAGAAGCGCATCGCCAGCTACCAGGTCTGCGACTGGGCGACCCCGCTGGCCTCCGATGTGCTGCTCTCCCGCCACTACGTGGGCGACGGCGTCATCGACTTCACGGTGCTGACGGAGGCGGTGGTCGCCGCCGGCTACACCGGCGACATCGAGGTCGAGATCTTCAACCAGGCGGTCTGGGATGCGGAGTACGCGGCGGTGGCGACGCGGGTGGCGGCAGACTTCGCGGAGCGGGTGGCGCCGCACCTCTGA
- a CDS encoding helix-turn-helix domain-containing protein has product MDGFVTTDEAARRLGVSPRRVVDMLTTAQLTGEKVHRSWLVSAAAVGERERLNHAPGRPISAVTARALVSALSDGDRLTSRQEAIIRRRTAEQLVAAVSRSVRVERFATRRPELAADNMHPTGESAIARLSARAGEGLVGQAKRLHGYPRGMTYDELVDHAMLVRDDETGGITLHRFVDEIFPWSETPAALIAIDSARDGQARVRRAGLDAVERLRNSWLADRT; this is encoded by the coding sequence ATGGACGGGTTCGTGACGACCGATGAAGCGGCCAGGCGCCTAGGGGTGTCTCCTCGACGCGTCGTCGACATGCTGACGACCGCGCAGCTCACCGGCGAGAAGGTCCATCGCAGCTGGCTGGTCTCGGCCGCCGCGGTGGGCGAGCGCGAGCGCCTGAACCATGCTCCGGGCCGACCGATCTCCGCCGTCACCGCGAGAGCCCTCGTCTCGGCCCTCTCGGACGGAGACCGGCTGACGTCGCGGCAGGAGGCGATCATCCGCCGGCGAACCGCCGAGCAGCTCGTCGCCGCCGTGTCGCGATCGGTCCGCGTGGAACGATTCGCGACGCGAAGACCGGAGCTCGCGGCCGACAACATGCATCCAACCGGCGAGAGCGCGATCGCGCGTCTCAGCGCGCGCGCCGGTGAAGGACTGGTCGGACAAGCCAAGCGCTTGCACGGCTACCCCAGAGGCATGACCTACGACGAGCTCGTCGACCACGCCATGCTCGTCCGCGATGACGAGACGGGCGGGATCACGCTGCATCGGTTCGTCGACGAGATCTTCCCGTGGTCCGAGACGCCCGCAGCCCTGATCGCGATCGACTCAGCGCGCGATGGTCAGGCTCGAGTACGGAGGGCGGGGCTGGACGCGGTCGAGCGATTGAGGAACTCGTGGCTGGCAGATCGCACGTAG
- a CDS encoding DUF4190 domain-containing protein — translation MLALFALILGILAFLTGLVPGLGLILAIAAVGLGIFALVKRQPKGWAITGLALGSIALLTGIVATSVSLTSETRSDETTVAEPAVPAPAEEEAEAPAEEAPAQEAPAEEAPAEEPAEAAAPSADGTAQNPLPQPYVAEGLFGGDKYSLSGKVVDANAGALVNGWNQFNSEAPAGFKYVVAELTMTGIDPDGVEPSLAEFDLSLATPEGNRYDREYIVLGDGMSSMSDGPTLYPGSVFTGYTAYIVPESAQSFLLYDNGKYIVL, via the coding sequence ATGCTCGCGCTCTTCGCTCTGATCCTCGGAATCCTCGCGTTCCTCACCGGCCTCGTTCCCGGACTCGGTCTCATCCTCGCCATCGCGGCGGTAGGCCTCGGCATATTCGCTCTCGTGAAGAGACAGCCGAAGGGCTGGGCCATCACCGGGCTGGCACTCGGGTCGATCGCTCTCCTCACAGGCATCGTCGCCACTTCCGTCTCCCTGACGTCGGAGACGCGGTCCGACGAGACCACCGTCGCTGAGCCCGCTGTGCCCGCGCCCGCGGAGGAGGAAGCGGAAGCTCCCGCCGAAGAGGCGCCCGCCCAGGAAGCACCGGCCGAAGAAGCACCGGCCGAGGAGCCGGCCGAGGCGGCGGCGCCGTCGGCCGACGGTACCGCCCAGAATCCGCTCCCCCAGCCGTATGTGGCCGAGGGCCTCTTCGGCGGCGACAAGTACAGCCTGTCGGGAAAGGTCGTCGACGCGAACGCGGGCGCGCTGGTCAACGGGTGGAACCAGTTCAACTCCGAAGCGCCCGCCGGGTTCAAGTACGTCGTCGCCGAATTGACCATGACCGGTATCGATCCCGACGGCGTCGAGCCATCGCTCGCAGAATTCGACCTCTCCCTCGCCACTCCGGAGGGAAACCGCTACGACCGCGAGTACATCGTGCTCGGGGACGGAATGTCGTCCATGAGCGACGGCCCGACGCTGTACCCGGGTTCGGTATTCACCGGTTACACGGCGTACATCGTGCCAGAGAGTGCGCAGAGCTTCCTTCTGTACGACAACGGGAAGTACATCGTCCTCTGA
- a CDS encoding cell wall-binding repeat-containing protein, which yields MNLRRITLGLCSIALGALLAAGITADPASAEVAPPGTISGTVTAPADVPGEHRYYIAAWDLGSTEFGFAQAAAGTELVLGRGETATYTLKEDPESGNYFGEGTWKVRVLASPVAGGTPEIGDEYWKDADRFSTATNATVPAGRGLTGVDFSPSAYAFTSTRIAGDDRYGTSVASTQVFAPGIPVLYIASGEKWADALSAGPAATHQYGALLLTDPDALPSAVALEIKRLAPVRTIVVGSDLTVSDAVYEEIDAIVGEITRVGGTDRYDTSRKVISGAYRFSSSHFYEVHLATGNNFPDALSIAGASARIGGPVLLVDGAEQGLDDKTRDILTQMHPYHAYVLGETPSISAGIEDDLVSSGLVDSAERIGGRDRYETSRLINEEWPAWQLEDTTYLATGEDFADALSGATAAAFEHSSVSLSRPDCVPAATVASLKSASIDTVKVLGSERTLSRTAGSITPC from the coding sequence ATGAATCTCCGTCGTATCACCCTCGGCCTCTGCTCCATTGCTCTCGGAGCCCTCCTCGCGGCGGGCATCACCGCCGACCCGGCATCAGCTGAAGTCGCTCCGCCAGGGACGATCAGCGGCACGGTCACCGCCCCGGCCGACGTCCCGGGGGAGCACCGCTACTACATCGCCGCGTGGGACCTCGGATCGACAGAGTTCGGCTTCGCCCAAGCCGCTGCCGGGACCGAACTCGTCCTGGGGCGAGGAGAAACGGCGACGTACACGCTCAAAGAGGACCCCGAATCGGGGAACTACTTCGGGGAAGGGACCTGGAAGGTGCGCGTTCTCGCCAGCCCGGTCGCCGGGGGCACACCGGAGATCGGTGATGAGTACTGGAAGGACGCCGACCGGTTCAGCACCGCCACGAACGCCACGGTCCCCGCCGGACGCGGCCTCACCGGAGTCGACTTCTCGCCCTCGGCCTATGCGTTCACAAGCACACGTATCGCGGGCGACGACCGATACGGGACGTCCGTCGCAAGCACACAGGTCTTCGCCCCCGGGATCCCGGTCCTCTACATCGCGAGCGGGGAGAAGTGGGCGGATGCACTGAGTGCTGGACCAGCAGCGACCCACCAGTACGGTGCCCTCCTCCTGACCGACCCCGATGCTCTTCCATCGGCCGTAGCGTTGGAGATCAAGCGGCTCGCTCCCGTGAGGACGATCGTCGTCGGCAGCGACCTGACGGTCTCTGATGCTGTCTACGAGGAGATCGACGCCATCGTCGGCGAAATCACCCGAGTCGGGGGTACCGACCGATACGACACCTCTCGGAAGGTGATCAGCGGGGCATACAGATTTTCCTCGAGTCACTTCTACGAGGTCCATCTCGCTACGGGTAACAACTTCCCCGACGCTCTTTCGATTGCCGGGGCTTCGGCGCGGATCGGTGGGCCAGTGCTGCTTGTCGACGGTGCCGAGCAAGGTCTCGATGACAAGACCCGGGACATCCTCACCCAGATGCATCCCTACCACGCCTATGTACTCGGAGAGACCCCGTCGATCTCCGCCGGTATCGAAGACGATCTCGTCTCCTCCGGTCTCGTGGACTCCGCGGAGCGGATCGGCGGTCGCGACCGCTACGAGACAAGTCGCCTGATCAACGAGGAATGGCCTGCGTGGCAACTCGAGGACACGACCTATCTCGCGACAGGCGAGGACTTCGCCGATGCTCTCTCGGGCGCGACTGCCGCCGCCTTCGAGCACTCCTCCGTCTCACTCAGCCGTCCGGACTGCGTGCCGGCCGCCACTGTCGCCTCACTCAAGAGCGCCTCGATCGACACCGTCAAGGTCCTCGGAAGCGAGCGCACGCTGTCCCGCACCGCCGGCTCGATCACGCCCTGCTGA
- a CDS encoding class I SAM-dependent DNA methyltransferase — MSESRRLVDKLWAYCNVLRDDGVGVIEYTEQLTYLLFLKMAHERANRKLKPQKIVPNSYSWQRLLDAEGTALEAEYTRILTGLAQQPGTLGVIFRKAQNRIQDPAKLKRLIVDLIDREQWSASGTDIKGDAYEQLLARGASDKGSGAGQYFTPRDLIQAIVDVIQPGPGDTVDDPACGTGGFLLVAHDYASQGAENLTPTQRDHLRDGFAHGTELVDGTARLAAMNLLLHGIGTSNGPSQIDVRDSLIADLGQRYSVVLSNPPFGRKSSLTMIGADGREAREDTEIERADFVATTSNKQLNFVQHIMTILEINGRAAVVLPDNVLFEGGAGEILRRKLLADFDLHTMLRLPTGIFYAQGVKANVLFFDKKPASERPWTQKLWIYDLRTNQHFTLKQNPLRRAHLDEFVESFGPGRPRTRRVDTGEDGRWRSFGYNELIARDKANLDISWLRDDSLEDLDSLPAPDVIAREIVEDLTAALAEFEAVALALETAADGR; from the coding sequence ATGTCTGAGTCTCGCCGCCTTGTTGACAAGCTGTGGGCGTACTGCAATGTGCTACGCGACGACGGCGTCGGCGTCATCGAGTACACCGAGCAGCTGACGTACCTGCTTTTCCTAAAAATGGCGCACGAGCGCGCGAACCGCAAACTCAAGCCACAAAAGATCGTTCCCAACTCGTACTCGTGGCAACGATTGCTCGATGCCGAGGGGACAGCACTCGAGGCGGAGTACACACGCATCCTCACCGGCCTGGCTCAGCAGCCCGGCACGCTCGGCGTCATCTTCCGCAAGGCGCAGAACCGGATCCAAGACCCGGCGAAACTTAAGCGACTCATCGTCGACCTCATCGATCGCGAGCAGTGGTCGGCGTCGGGCACCGACATTAAGGGCGACGCCTACGAGCAGCTCCTCGCGCGCGGCGCCTCCGACAAGGGCTCGGGCGCGGGCCAGTACTTCACTCCACGCGACCTCATTCAGGCGATCGTTGACGTGATTCAGCCCGGGCCCGGCGACACCGTCGACGACCCCGCGTGCGGCACCGGCGGATTCCTGCTCGTCGCCCACGACTACGCGTCCCAGGGCGCCGAGAACCTCACCCCTACTCAGCGCGATCACCTGCGCGACGGCTTCGCTCACGGCACGGAACTAGTCGATGGCACCGCCCGCCTCGCGGCGATGAACCTGCTCCTGCACGGCATCGGCACATCCAACGGTCCGTCGCAGATCGACGTCCGTGACTCGCTCATCGCGGACTTGGGTCAGCGCTACTCCGTCGTGCTCTCCAATCCGCCATTCGGTCGCAAATCGTCGCTGACGATGATCGGAGCGGACGGACGTGAAGCACGCGAAGACACCGAAATTGAGCGCGCTGACTTCGTCGCGACCACGTCGAACAAGCAGCTCAACTTCGTTCAGCACATTATGACGATCCTCGAGATCAACGGTCGCGCCGCCGTCGTGCTGCCTGACAATGTTCTGTTCGAAGGTGGCGCGGGTGAGATCCTCCGCCGAAAGCTGCTCGCCGACTTCGACCTGCACACCATGCTGCGGCTGCCCACCGGCATCTTCTACGCGCAGGGTGTGAAGGCGAACGTGCTGTTCTTCGACAAGAAGCCGGCGAGCGAGAGGCCGTGGACTCAAAAGCTGTGGATATACGATCTGCGCACTAATCAGCATTTCACGCTCAAGCAAAACCCGCTGCGGCGGGCCCATCTCGACGAGTTCGTCGAGAGTTTCGGCCCCGGCCGTCCGCGCACCAGACGTGTTGACACGGGCGAAGACGGGCGTTGGCGCTCCTTCGGATACAACGAGCTGATCGCCCGCGACAAGGCAAACCTCGACATCAGCTGGCTGCGCGACGACTCCCTCGAAGACCTCGACTCCCTGCCCGCGCCCGACGTGATCGCGAGAGAGATCGTCGAAGACCTGACCGCAGCGCTTGCTGAGTTCGAAGCCGTTGCGCTCGCATTGGAAACGGCGGCCGATGGGCGCTGA